In Blautia wexlerae DSM 19850, a single window of DNA contains:
- a CDS encoding CPBP family intramembrane glutamic endopeptidase has translation MSWVNIQYESNLRKNDKRDGMKALAVYCLIMCSAFFQGWLYTTNAKIFVLNLSQIWIPLILTAGFFLFFYCSKENIRSIGINSDNIWNSIGLGFAGGFLLLTIQTVLFMIQGKSISFTSPQLLNWVIFLFAAFEEEVLFRGYIQTRLSGLINSQWIVGIINSVLFLSIHYPVKWVVSGAVSFDVLSAVYIVLLLALHFFCDAVYKRTNCLWGAVILHIIYNAVGAMIIIQ, from the coding sequence ATGAGTTGGGTAAATATACAGTACGAAAGTAATTTGAGAAAAAATGATAAAAGGGATGGGATGAAAGCTCTTGCAGTTTACTGCTTAATTATGTGCAGTGCTTTCTTTCAGGGCTGGCTTTATACAACAAATGCAAAGATTTTTGTGCTGAATTTATCGCAGATATGGATTCCTTTGATTTTGACTGCAGGCTTTTTTTTATTCTTTTACTGTAGCAAAGAGAACATTAGAAGTATTGGAATTAATTCTGATAATATATGGAACAGTATAGGGCTTGGTTTTGCAGGTGGTTTCTTACTGCTTACTATACAGACAGTATTATTTATGATTCAAGGTAAATCAATATCGTTTACCAGCCCTCAATTGTTAAATTGGGTTATATTTCTATTTGCTGCTTTTGAAGAAGAAGTATTATTCAGAGGATACATACAAACAAGATTATCTGGACTCATAAACAGTCAGTGGATAGTTGGAATAATCAATTCTGTTCTTTTTTTGTCCATACATTATCCTGTAAAATGGGTCGTATCTGGAGCAGTATCTTTTGATGTGTTATCAGCAGTATATATAGTATTACTTCTTGCTTTGCACTTCTTTTGTGATGCTGTATATAAAAGGACTAACTGTCTGTGGGGAGCAGTCATACTACATATAATCTATAATGCAGTAGGAGCAATGATTATAATTCAATGA
- a CDS encoding winged helix-turn-helix transcriptional regulator produces the protein MYRKSLISEKQVTGVTEKVTGIEAKILELISNDPAITTSKLANMLFVTRKTISTHMKIMKKNNVIERIGSDRKGYWKIL, from the coding sequence ATGTATCGGAAGTCTTTAATAAGCGAGAAACAGGTTACAGGTGTTACAGAAAAAGTTACAGGTATCGAAGCAAAAATATTAGAACTAATATCGAATGATCCGGCCATTACTACTTCAAAGTTAGCAAATATGCTGTTTGTTACAAGAAAGACAATTTCTACACATATGAAAATTATGAAGAAAAATAATGTGATTGAAAGAATTGGTTCTGATAGAAAGGGCTATTGGAAAATCCTCTGA
- a CDS encoding DUF2500 domain-containing protein, which produces MFDLMSIIVPIIFIIVIGIIVFSLGQGIVTWNKNNQSPRSTVSAVIIAKRENITHHQHANAGDASGAHGFHTTTNTMYYVTFQTESGDRMEFQVSGTEYGMFAEGDTGRLTFQGTRYLAFER; this is translated from the coding sequence ATGTTTGATCTGATGAGTATTATAGTTCCAATCATTTTTATTATTGTGATTGGTATTATTGTTTTTTCTCTGGGGCAGGGAATTGTTACGTGGAATAAGAATAATCAGTCACCTAGATCAACCGTGTCAGCTGTTATTATTGCGAAGAGAGAAAATATTACACATCATCAACATGCAAATGCAGGGGATGCGAGTGGAGCACACGGATTCCATACTACAACAAACACAATGTATTATGTGACATTTCAGACAGAAAGCGGAGATAGAATGGAGTTTCAGGTGTCAGGAACAGAATATGGAATGTTTGCAGAAGGAGATACAGGAAGATTGACTTTTCAAGGAACGAGATACTTAGCGTTTGAAAGGTAA
- a CDS encoding MATE family efflux transporter, translating to MINSVFSFYTACASFIGQNWSAGNKKRMLKSYRVSLIYAFIFGAILGGLLLVFGPQFLSLFATEPTVIDAGMQRIRIMAFSYAFSCFMDGSIAASRGIGKSIPPTIIVILGSCVFRIVWIYTVFAHFRTISSLYLLYIFSWGITGLAETLFFVVSFKKIWAGK from the coding sequence GTGATAAATTCAGTGTTTTCTTTTTATACTGCATGTGCAAGCTTTATCGGTCAGAACTGGAGTGCCGGTAATAAAAAACGAATGCTGAAATCTTATAGAGTCAGCCTTATATATGCCTTTATTTTCGGTGCAATCCTGGGTGGACTACTCCTTGTGTTTGGCCCACAGTTTCTTTCTCTGTTCGCTACGGAACCAACAGTTATTGATGCTGGTATGCAGAGGATTCGTATTATGGCATTCAGCTATGCGTTTAGCTGTTTTATGGATGGCAGTATCGCCGCATCCCGAGGTATCGGAAAAAGTATTCCGCCTACCATTATCGTTATCCTGGGCTCCTGCGTATTTCGTATTGTCTGGATTTATACAGTATTTGCACATTTCCGGACGATTTCATCACTGTATCTTTTGTATATCTTCTCATGGGGAATTACAGGACTTGCAGAAACTCTGTTTTTTGTTGTAAGTTTTAAGAAAATATGGGCTGGAAAATAG
- a CDS encoding ATP-binding protein, producing the protein MLKRKVTHYIKKWVDSKNKKCLVIQGARQTGKTYIVERFAEENYEEIVEINFKQIPSAMDIFSGDLTVDNMVMAMRFRFPEKKIIPGKTMIFLDEIQECQEAITSLKFWALDNRFDVIASGSLLGIDYKRASSYPVGYVDYLKMYGIDFEEFLWGMGISEDMIMNLCGYLGSKAAIPEAIHSQMMKYFRQYVAIGGMPEAVQKYIDTKDFREVDRIQRSLLQGYQYDIAHYATAEEKVKAEKCYLSLAKQLLDKENHKFQYKEVEHGGRAQKYFSSIEWLLRADMLYLCKLVTDIRFDLDDYARDDFFRAYTTDLSLLMAMKDFSLKQHIIENTLAGNSKGGIFECAVADALYKKGYQLYFYKNETTKKEIDVIIQKDGKVVPIEVKSGNTRANSLKSIMKNNKDISYGYKFIDGNVGTSEEGIITLPLYMIAFFDKVSE; encoded by the coding sequence ATGTTAAAAAGAAAAGTGACGCATTACATAAAAAAATGGGTAGATTCAAAAAACAAAAAATGTCTTGTAATTCAGGGAGCCAGACAAACAGGAAAAACATATATAGTTGAAAGATTTGCAGAAGAGAACTATGAAGAAATTGTTGAAATTAATTTTAAACAGATACCTTCTGCGATGGATATTTTTTCCGGTGATCTAACAGTAGATAATATGGTCATGGCTATGCGGTTTCGTTTTCCTGAAAAGAAGATTATTCCAGGAAAGACTATGATTTTTCTGGATGAGATCCAGGAGTGTCAGGAAGCAATAACTTCTCTTAAGTTTTGGGCATTAGATAATAGATTTGATGTTATTGCATCAGGATCACTTTTAGGAATTGATTATAAACGTGCTTCTTCTTACCCTGTTGGGTATGTTGATTATCTGAAAATGTATGGAATAGATTTTGAGGAGTTTCTTTGGGGAATGGGAATCTCTGAGGATATGATAATGAATCTCTGTGGATATCTTGGTTCAAAAGCTGCTATTCCAGAGGCAATTCATTCTCAGATGATGAAATATTTTAGGCAGTATGTTGCTATAGGTGGTATGCCGGAAGCAGTTCAGAAGTATATAGATACAAAAGACTTCAGGGAGGTTGACCGGATTCAGAGAAGCCTGTTACAGGGATATCAGTATGATATAGCCCATTATGCTACAGCTGAAGAAAAAGTAAAAGCGGAGAAGTGCTACCTTTCCCTTGCGAAACAGTTATTGGATAAAGAGAATCATAAATTTCAATATAAAGAAGTTGAGCATGGAGGCAGGGCACAGAAGTATTTTTCTAGTATCGAATGGTTACTTCGTGCAGATATGTTGTATTTGTGTAAACTTGTAACAGATATAAGATTTGATCTGGATGATTATGCAAGAGATGATTTTTTCAGAGCTTATACAACGGACTTGTCTCTGTTGATGGCGATGAAAGATTTTTCCTTGAAGCAGCATATTATAGAAAATACCTTAGCAGGAAATTCCAAAGGAGGAATATTTGAATGTGCTGTAGCAGATGCTCTTTATAAGAAGGGATATCAGTTATATTTCTATAAAAATGAGACAACGAAAAAAGAAATTGATGTAATCATTCAAAAAGATGGAAAAGTAGTTCCTATTGAGGTCAAGAGTGGAAATACACGTGCAAATTCACTAAAGTCGATCATGAAAAATAATAAAGATATAAGCTATGGATATAAGTTCATAGATGGGAATGTAGGAACCAGCGAAGAGGGAATAATCACATTACCGCTCTATATGATCGCTTTCTTTGATAAAGTATCAGAATAA
- a CDS encoding YibE/F family protein, producing MIIFLALVLIILMILIGGERGAVSLMTLAGNIVILFISILLMSIGFPALLLILAAGAGVCYNSLFYQNGNNPKTRAAFLATLLVMLLLFIPIYLIIWRSGSYGLNELQLSEDDFMYYYSTDIHINMLHVAVFVTVFSTLGAVIDTALSVTSSVYEVWTHKNSLTAKELTSSGYQVGKEIIGTTVNTLLFAYLGGSILLFAYVQTQQYNLEIILNSKFLFQDVAIMLSGAIACLFTVPVSIRCVIRQIHHAASETDHS from the coding sequence ATGATAATTTTTCTTGCACTGGTGTTGATTATTTTAATGATTCTGATTGGTGGGGAGCGCGGAGCAGTTTCTCTTATGACACTGGCCGGTAATATTGTAATTCTGTTTATTTCGATTCTTCTGATGTCCATTGGTTTCCCGGCTCTGCTTCTGATATTGGCTGCAGGGGCAGGAGTCTGCTATAATTCCCTGTTCTACCAGAATGGAAACAATCCAAAGACACGGGCGGCTTTTCTGGCTACCTTGCTTGTGATGCTGCTTTTATTTATTCCGATTTATCTTATTATATGGAGATCAGGAAGCTATGGACTGAATGAGCTTCAGCTTTCAGAAGATGATTTTATGTATTATTACAGTACGGATATCCATATTAATATGCTTCATGTGGCAGTTTTTGTAACTGTTTTCAGTACTCTTGGAGCGGTTATTGATACTGCTTTATCTGTAACTTCTTCTGTATATGAAGTCTGGACACATAAAAACAGCCTGACAGCGAAAGAACTTACTTCTTCCGGCTATCAGGTTGGAAAAGAAATTATAGGAACAACTGTAAATACGCTGCTTTTTGCTTATCTTGGAGGCTCTATTCTGTTATTTGCCTATGTTCAGACACAGCAATATAACCTGGAAATTATTCTCAATTCCAAATTTCTTTTTCAAGATGTTGCAATCATGCTGTCTGGGGCGATTGCCTGCCTTTTTACAGTACCGGTATCAATCAGATGTGTGATCCGCCAGATCCATCATGCTGCATCTGAAACAGATCACAGCTGA